In Paludisphaera rhizosphaerae, a single window of DNA contains:
- a CDS encoding glycosyltransferase family 2 protein, translated as MTVLDQTRTTRRDAPTTARAPVSVIVPVKNEAENLRRCLPALAWADEVYVVDSRSTDETAAVAAEHGAQVVQFAFNGVYPKKKNWALDNLPFRNEWVLIVDADEIVVPDLAREIAARIEADEAEGYYLNSKYFFLGRRIKHCGYSECWNLRLFKHKLGRYERMPDHSGGRSGDNEAHEHVELQGRVGRLTHELDHHAYPTIAAWVEKHNRYAVWEAAQYERFLSEPIPTTIGRGKRFKRMLKKVYLRLPMRPAVRFLYSYVARLGFLDGKPGLVFCTLLSFYDFLSWANVYERKVTEQGGRSDR; from the coding sequence ATGACCGTCCTCGACCAGACCCGGACCACAAGACGCGACGCCCCGACGACCGCCAGGGCGCCCGTCAGCGTCATCGTCCCCGTGAAGAACGAGGCGGAGAACCTCCGCCGCTGCCTGCCGGCGCTGGCGTGGGCGGACGAGGTCTACGTCGTCGACAGCCGGAGCACCGACGAGACGGCCGCCGTCGCCGCCGAGCACGGGGCGCAGGTCGTCCAGTTCGCGTTCAACGGGGTCTATCCCAAGAAGAAGAACTGGGCGCTCGACAATCTGCCGTTCCGCAACGAGTGGGTCCTGATCGTCGACGCCGACGAGATCGTCGTCCCCGATCTGGCCCGCGAGATCGCCGCCAGGATCGAGGCCGACGAGGCCGAGGGATACTACCTCAACAGCAAGTACTTCTTCCTCGGCCGGCGGATCAAGCACTGCGGCTATTCCGAGTGCTGGAACCTCCGCCTGTTCAAGCACAAGCTCGGCCGCTACGAGCGCATGCCCGACCACTCCGGCGGGCGCTCCGGCGACAACGAGGCCCACGAGCACGTCGAGCTGCAGGGCCGCGTCGGCCGGCTCACGCACGAGCTGGACCACCACGCGTACCCGACCATCGCCGCCTGGGTCGAGAAGCACAACCGCTACGCCGTCTGGGAGGCCGCCCAGTACGAGCGGTTCCTCTCGGAGCCGATCCCCACGACCATCGGCCGAGGCAAGCGCTTCAAGCGAATGCTCAAGAAAGTGTATCTCCGCCTGCCGATGCGTCCGGCCGTGCGGTTCCTCTACTCGTACGTCGCGCGCCTGGGCTTCCTCGACGGCAAGCCGGGGCTGGTCTTCTGCACCTTGCTCTCGTTCTACGACTTCCTGTCGTGGGCGAACGTCTACGAGCGGAAGGTGACGGAGCAGGGGGGACGTTCGGATCGCTGA
- a CDS encoding PEP-CTERM sorting domain-containing protein → MSRTRRIWTAAVVCLAAAFAPGRAWADPIVAYELLGQPGNQATFSPTTTATGVAGLDMTRGSGLTTTTAANTFTSTGWNSLDPSIDYVQFGFNVDSGYVASVDQFYIATRTSATGPGSVNVNISVDGGAFTTFATLTQTTNDYVNTLLNLNLTVYSSLVIRFVVNLSNPVAANGGAIGSGGTFRISDYYDSSTQVYTATSFTGSVTATAVPEPSSIVLLGLAPLGVLALRARLARSRR, encoded by the coding sequence GTGTCTCGAACGAGACGAATTTGGACGGCCGCCGTCGTCTGCCTCGCGGCGGCGTTCGCGCCGGGGCGGGCGTGGGCGGACCCGATCGTGGCCTATGAACTACTCGGGCAGCCCGGGAACCAGGCGACGTTTTCGCCGACGACGACCGCCACGGGCGTTGCCGGCCTGGACATGACCCGGGGCTCCGGGCTGACCACGACCACCGCGGCCAACACGTTCACCTCGACGGGTTGGAACAGCCTCGACCCCAGCATCGACTACGTCCAGTTCGGGTTCAACGTGGACTCGGGCTACGTGGCGAGCGTGGACCAGTTCTACATCGCGACGCGAACCTCGGCCACGGGGCCGGGCTCGGTGAACGTCAACATCTCGGTGGACGGCGGCGCCTTCACGACGTTTGCAACCCTGACTCAGACGACCAATGATTACGTCAACACCCTGCTGAACCTGAACCTGACGGTCTACTCCAGCCTGGTGATCCGGTTCGTCGTCAATCTTTCCAACCCGGTGGCGGCGAACGGCGGCGCCATCGGTAGCGGCGGCACGTTCCGGATCAGCGACTACTACGACTCCTCCACCCAGGTTTACACCGCCACGAGCTTCACAGGCAGCGTTACGGCGACCGCCGTCCCCGAACCTTCCTCGATCGTCCTGCTGGGCCTCGCCCCGCTGGGCGTCCTCGCCCTCCGCGCCCGCCTCGCTCGCTCCCGCCGTTGA